A single genomic interval of Corylus avellana chromosome ca10, CavTom2PMs-1.0 harbors:
- the LOC132163072 gene encoding scarecrow-like protein 14, with the protein MSSKGESDTTPDAVLSNIRQILMDEGLENAASFMFPAATLEAAEKSFYDVLGEKYPSLINQNVDTPLINNYYGCNGNIANDNNAIESILVSDLSQQKPSPPAPQPSEVFDKILLFNSEDGRGRMFQQSEKHKRKRVNNKGDLVDMRALLVHCAEAVGGNDIKSAKELLSQIRQHSSPFGDGSQRLAHCFANALAARLVGSGSELYAAKKISSVHILKACRLFISACPFMRMSNFFVTQTIMDLAKKATRLHIIHFGIQYGSQWPSLIQRLSQRPGGPPVLRITGVDFPQPGFQPAARVEETGRRLANYCYRLNVPFEYNGIAQKWETIQFKDLKILRDEMVVVDCLYLFRYLLDDTVVSSNPRDTVLKLIKKINPHVFIHGVVNGSYNSPYFVSRFREALYYFSAVFDMFEANAGREDEERMVFEREIYGKEVLNAIACEGVKRFERPETYKQWKVRNQRAGLRQIPLNQEMVKKVKAHVKLCYHKDFLVDDDGEWLLQGWKGRILFALSCWKTA; encoded by the exons ATGAGCTCAAAGGGAGAAAGCGACACCACCCCAGATGCTGTTCTGAGCAACATAAGGCAGATTCTTATGGATGAAGGGTTGGAGAATGCAGCCTCCTTCATGTTCCCTGCTGCAACACTTGAAGCTGCTGAAAAGTCTTTTTACGATGTACTTGGTGAGAAATATCCGTCCTTAATCAATCAAAATGTAGATACCCCACTCATCAACAATTATTATGGTTGTAATGGCAATATTGCAAATGATAACAACGCTATTGAATCCATCTTGGTTTCTGATCTCTCTCAGCAGAAACCCTCTCCTCCGGCACCTCAGCCATCggaggtgtttgataaaatattaCTCTTTAACAGTGAAGATGGGCGAGGAAGGATGTTTCAGCAGAGTGAAAAACACAAGAGAAAACGGGTTAATAATAAAGGGGATTTAGTTGACATGAGGGCTCTCCTCGTGCACTGCGCAGAAGCAGTGGGAGGAAACGATATCAAGAGTGCAAAAGAACTACTGTCGCAGATTAGGCAGCACTCTTCTCCTTTTGGTGACGGATCCCAGAGACTGGCTCATTGCTTTGCCAACGCCCTTGCAGCACGCTTGGTTGGTTCTGGAAGTGAGTTATATGCTGCTAAAAAGATTTCTTCTGTTCATATCTTGAAAGCTTGCAGGTTGTTTATTTCAGCTTGCCCTTTCATGAGGATGTCGAATTTCTTTGTGACACAAACGATTATGGACCTGGCAAAGAAGGCAACAAGGCTCCACATCATCCATTTTGGTATCCAGTATGGTTCCCAATGGCCTAGCCTTATCCAGCGCCTCTCTCAAAGACCAG GTGGGCCGCCTGTGCTGCGCATTACAGGAGTAGATTTTCCCCAACCAGGTTTCCAGCCGGCAGCAAGGGTGGAGGAAACGGGGCGTCGTTTAGCAAATTATTGTTACAGATTAAACGTCCCTTTTGAGTACAACGGCATAGCGCAGAAATGGGAAACTATCCAATTCAAAGACCTCAAGATTTTGAGAGATGAGATGGTCGTTGTCGACTGTTTGTACCTCTTTAGGTACCTACTTGATGATACGGTGGTGTCGAGCAACCCCAGAGACACCGTTTTGAAGTTGATCAAGAAGATCAATCCACATGTTTTCATCCATGGGGTCGTTAATGGATCCTACAATTCCCCATATTTTGTTTCACGGTTCCGAGAGGCGTTATACTATTTCTCTGCGGTGTTTGATATGTTTGAAGCCAATGCGGGGCGTGAAGATGAGGAAAGGATGGTGTTTGAGCGAGAGATATATGGGAAGGAGGTTTTGAACGCCATTGCGTGTGAAGGGGTGAAGAGGTTTGAGAGGCCGGAGACGTATAAGCAGTGGAAGGTTCGGAATCAGCGGGCTGGGCTGAGGCAAATTCCGTTGAATCAGGAGATGGTGAAGAAAGTGAAGGCGCATGTGAAGTTGTGTTACCACAAGGATTTCTTGGTGGATGACGATGGGGAGTGGCTGCTGCAAGGATGGAAGGGGAGAATCCTGTTTGCTCTCTCCTGCTGGAAAACTGCCTGA